A part of Thermotoga petrophila RKU-1 genomic DNA contains:
- a CDS encoding carbohydrate ABC transporter permease, translating to MKKLVIYILLVFGAVVMLGPFIWMLLTSFKAPSEVQQWPPSFYTKNFAFSRDVKTILKPGVQRVAKGVSLREAYALKTAEKNLLTITVNDDPFQRGTMVIPLKGARYTTEVDVEKVKELSSKSPVEFSWKTPEEFFEQFFIHYKSGADPYLQRAKLVNEILSSVEGALRTISQMNRFADVRIKDEEEKERFLSFLETVSGELSSFQEKVLSMKSGTTLVLSDEEVEKLYELLDGLRLEYSGDNPLVPVYRKNVVSPFEEVKRNVSYYLEVSGFFQSVQNLAVEKDIVARSMKKDERKALFLKKIGNFPDRELVERLLEESESPVEDYVSLKEKELSEKHHVDLLTIASAKPVVSSLISLAQENGIETENFSQMVAEMDIKLAESSTYRVLKSKLSQLGLDEKFLTEVAGYLKSVALLRKAYEDAMSSWKIVDAPDFVKEVRVKGGEVIEVLLEGVPSVFLSDEPIDSVKLRFSFSEVLANIFQNYVDAWNAAPFPRYYFNTFFVATITTLLEVVTASLAAYAFSWMVFPGRDFIFGLFLATMMIPGEVLLVPNFITISKLGWIDTYYALIIPWIVSVFAIFLLRQHFLTIPRELFDAAKIDGCSHWRFLWQMVVPLSRPAVITSALLKFVGSWNAFLWVLIVTNSEKYRTLPVGLQAFSSDVGTQYNLLMAAATFSILPVVILFIFTQKYFIQGIARTGLK from the coding sequence GTGAAGAAGCTGGTCATATACATTCTCCTCGTATTCGGTGCCGTTGTCATGCTGGGACCTTTCATCTGGATGCTGCTCACCTCCTTCAAAGCACCTTCGGAGGTTCAGCAATGGCCCCCGAGCTTCTACACGAAGAACTTCGCTTTCTCACGCGACGTGAAAACGATCCTGAAACCTGGTGTTCAGAGGGTCGCAAAGGGAGTCAGCCTGAGAGAAGCGTACGCTTTGAAAACGGCCGAAAAAAATCTGCTCACCATCACGGTGAACGACGACCCGTTCCAAAGAGGAACGATGGTGATCCCTCTCAAAGGGGCAAGATACACAACGGAGGTAGATGTTGAAAAAGTCAAAGAACTCTCCTCTAAATCTCCGGTGGAATTTTCCTGGAAAACACCAGAAGAATTCTTCGAGCAGTTCTTCATACACTACAAGAGTGGTGCGGATCCGTACCTTCAACGTGCAAAACTGGTGAACGAAATTCTGAGTTCAGTAGAGGGTGCTCTGCGGACCATCTCTCAGATGAATCGATTTGCGGACGTCAGGATAAAAGATGAGGAGGAAAAGGAAAGATTTCTTTCTTTTCTCGAGACCGTGAGTGGGGAACTCTCTTCTTTCCAGGAGAAGGTGCTCAGCATGAAATCGGGTACCACTCTCGTTCTCTCCGACGAAGAAGTGGAGAAACTCTATGAGCTTCTCGATGGTTTACGGCTCGAATACTCTGGAGACAATCCGCTCGTTCCTGTCTACAGAAAGAATGTGGTCTCTCCTTTCGAAGAGGTGAAGAGAAACGTCTCCTACTACCTTGAGGTCAGCGGCTTCTTCCAGAGCGTTCAGAACCTCGCTGTGGAAAAAGACATCGTCGCCCGCTCGATGAAAAAAGATGAGAGAAAAGCTCTCTTTTTGAAAAAGATCGGAAACTTCCCCGACAGAGAGCTCGTGGAAAGGCTCCTGGAGGAATCGGAAAGCCCCGTTGAGGACTACGTCTCTTTGAAAGAGAAAGAACTCTCGGAGAAACACCACGTGGATCTTCTTACCATCGCTTCGGCGAAGCCGGTTGTCTCTTCTCTGATCTCTCTCGCACAGGAAAACGGGATCGAAACAGAAAACTTCTCTCAAATGGTCGCTGAGATGGACATCAAACTCGCTGAAAGTAGCACCTACAGAGTGTTGAAGTCGAAACTCTCCCAGCTTGGTCTGGATGAGAAGTTCCTCACCGAAGTGGCCGGTTATCTCAAAAGCGTTGCGCTCCTCAGAAAGGCCTACGAAGACGCGATGAGCTCCTGGAAGATTGTGGACGCTCCTGACTTTGTGAAGGAAGTCCGTGTGAAGGGTGGCGAAGTGATAGAAGTTCTTCTGGAGGGTGTCCCTTCCGTTTTCCTGAGTGATGAACCCATCGACTCTGTGAAACTCAGGTTCTCTTTCTCCGAAGTGCTGGCTAACATCTTCCAGAACTACGTTGATGCCTGGAACGCAGCACCCTTCCCAAGGTACTACTTCAACACGTTTTTTGTGGCGACGATAACCACTCTGCTCGAGGTGGTTACCGCATCTCTCGCCGCGTACGCCTTCTCTTGGATGGTCTTTCCCGGAAGAGACTTCATCTTCGGTCTCTTCCTTGCGACCATGATGATCCCGGGAGAGGTGCTCCTCGTTCCCAACTTCATCACGATCTCGAAACTCGGCTGGATTGACACCTACTACGCCCTCATAATTCCCTGGATCGTCAGTGTCTTCGCGATATTCCTTCTGAGACAGCACTTTCTGACCATACCAAGGGAACTCTTCGATGCTGCAAAGATAGACGGATGTTCTCACTGGAGGTTTCTCTGGCAGATGGTGGTGCCTCTCAGCAGGCCTGCCGTCATCACCTCTGCACTTCTCAAATTCGTCGGAAGCTGGAACGCGTTCCTGTGGGTCCTCATCGTCACAAACAGCGAAAAGTACAGAACACTGCCCGTGGGACTCCAGGCGTTCAGTTCAGACGTGGGAACTCAGTACAACCTGCTCATGGCGGCCGCTACGTTCTCGATTCTTCCCGTGGTGATACTCTTCATCTTCACCCAGAAGTACTTCATCCAGGGAATCGCGAGGACCGGATTGAAATGA
- a CDS encoding CehA/McbA family metallohydrolase, with the protein MKKLVLLILILSCVVFGGIYYGNLHSHTSYSDGSGTPDQAYEYAKSYLDVLAITDHAYYFTQKIDGNTKPYLTKLAAERHTKDGEFVALQGFEWTAGVGHINVYESLEWIDRNQESSLEGFYRWLVEHKKLAQFNHPISTFGTFDSFRYFPEADQYVNLIEVGNGNWASGDVINEEMFGNYILALNKGWHLGATVGQDNHKPNWGSANEGRTGIVADALTYDDIMDALWKRHTFGSEDKNVKVLLKSDTHLMGDIVFVEDLSPQKINLEYEDTEKLLYLAVISQSGTVLELRPNTERLNLTLSVIPPDGYEWYFVYMKQFDGDEIVTSPIWFQISSSVYVNSVRISPEEIHDGESAKVYFEIYNVTGEDQNVKLSVLLDGNPLREVELKFSPYQVKRFVVPTGSLEKGYHRVSFLVDGKLVQSSVFFVKEKLKGVIMIDTLHENDHLEELKSLVEELEKRGYNVKYPKVMLKDLEGVDILIVSTPKEGGLSFAKKLSDKEIEAIENFKGKIYIVPGGDEEYRKIYLEKIKGEVVTLEELRRKLLEE; encoded by the coding sequence ATGAAAAAACTCGTTCTTCTGATTCTGATTCTTTCCTGTGTGGTCTTTGGAGGGATATACTATGGAAACCTTCACTCACACACCTCCTATTCAGATGGTTCTGGAACACCAGACCAGGCCTACGAGTATGCGAAGAGTTATCTCGACGTTCTCGCGATAACGGACCACGCCTACTACTTCACCCAGAAGATCGATGGAAATACGAAGCCTTATCTGACGAAGCTTGCCGCGGAGAGGCACACAAAAGACGGTGAGTTCGTCGCACTTCAGGGTTTCGAGTGGACCGCGGGAGTGGGACACATAAACGTGTACGAGTCTCTCGAGTGGATCGACAGAAACCAGGAAAGTTCTCTAGAAGGTTTCTACAGGTGGCTCGTTGAACACAAAAAACTCGCCCAGTTCAACCATCCCATAAGCACCTTTGGGACCTTCGATTCGTTCCGGTATTTCCCGGAAGCGGACCAGTACGTGAACCTGATCGAGGTAGGAAACGGGAACTGGGCCTCAGGAGACGTGATAAACGAAGAGATGTTCGGAAACTACATCCTCGCGTTGAACAAAGGATGGCACCTCGGTGCCACCGTGGGACAGGACAACCACAAGCCCAACTGGGGAAGCGCGAACGAGGGAAGAACCGGCATCGTGGCGGACGCTCTGACCTACGACGACATAATGGACGCCCTCTGGAAGAGGCACACCTTCGGAAGCGAAGACAAGAACGTCAAAGTTCTTTTGAAGAGCGATACCCATCTGATGGGAGACATCGTTTTTGTGGAAGATCTCTCTCCCCAGAAGATCAACCTCGAGTACGAAGACACAGAAAAACTCCTCTACCTTGCCGTCATCTCTCAGAGCGGGACCGTTTTGGAACTCAGACCGAACACAGAGAGATTGAATCTGACTCTCTCAGTCATACCTCCCGATGGATACGAGTGGTACTTCGTTTACATGAAACAGTTCGACGGTGACGAGATAGTCACCTCACCGATCTGGTTTCAGATCTCTTCTTCTGTCTACGTGAACAGTGTGAGGATCTCTCCAGAAGAGATACACGACGGTGAATCGGCGAAGGTCTACTTCGAGATCTACAACGTGACCGGTGAAGACCAGAATGTGAAGCTTTCCGTTCTTCTCGATGGAAACCCGTTGAGAGAGGTAGAGCTGAAGTTCTCACCGTACCAGGTGAAAAGATTCGTCGTTCCCACAGGATCGCTGGAGAAAGGCTACCATCGTGTTTCTTTCCTTGTGGATGGGAAACTCGTTCAGTCGAGCGTTTTCTTCGTGAAAGAAAAGCTGAAGGGTGTGATCATGATCGACACCCTTCACGAGAACGATCATCTGGAAGAACTCAAATCGCTCGTAGAAGAACTGGAAAAGAGAGGATACAACGTGAAGTACCCGAAAGTGATGCTGAAAGACCTGGAGGGTGTGGACATCCTCATCGTCTCAACTCCCAAAGAAGGTGGATTGAGCTTTGCAAAGAAGCTTTCGGACAAAGAGATCGAGGCCATTGAGAATTTCAAGGGCAAGATATACATCGTCCCGGGTGGTGACGAGGAGTACAGGAAGATCTATCTGGAGAAGATAAAAGGGGAGGTTGTCACACTCGAAGAATTGAGAAGGAAACTGCTCGAGGAGTGA
- a CDS encoding NAD(P)/FAD-dependent oxidoreductase, producing the protein MLKRLGIVGFGASAIGFINGLIESGRVKDYRIIVLERGKDYSHNTISGVRMDGKIFISHGMGGEIYIPLEIQAKTVEFYLKFSGYTPTVDKREGIVNYLKSFERDGRKIEFGESFSNEEIYKRFYHHGFEPVKSYFFHLGTDILKETNKNIYEYFSSFENIEFFFGTAVEDVEFGPPHRVHTSRGEFEFDELVIAVGRSGHRLMERLKEKYPQLVKPNQFVDIGVRYELPNHVMDPFSDMYEVKVRYRTKTGYICRIFCQNPAGKVTLEKYEDFTTVNGYSDSLHKTENTNFAILVTTRFTEPFKDPTGYGVNLAKLANILAGDREKVILQTYGDFKEFRRTKRLGRVHPTLDPESYILGDANLVFPSKIRESLVDFVENLEKVIPGASYFDNLLYAVEVKFYTNKFLNDIVEGLHVVGDCSGWTRSIQYATSMGYMRAVGMKIQSL; encoded by the coding sequence ATGTTGAAGAGGCTTGGAATAGTCGGCTTTGGAGCGAGTGCCATCGGGTTCATCAACGGACTCATAGAGAGTGGAAGGGTGAAAGACTACAGGATCATCGTTCTGGAAAGGGGAAAAGACTACTCCCACAACACCATCTCCGGTGTGAGGATGGACGGGAAGATCTTCATCTCCCACGGCATGGGAGGAGAGATCTACATTCCTCTTGAAATACAAGCGAAGACGGTGGAGTTCTACCTGAAGTTTTCCGGCTACACTCCCACCGTCGATAAAAGAGAAGGCATCGTGAACTACCTGAAGTCCTTCGAAAGGGATGGCAGGAAGATAGAGTTCGGAGAGTCCTTCTCGAACGAAGAGATCTACAAGCGCTTCTATCACCACGGTTTCGAACCGGTGAAGTCCTATTTCTTCCATCTGGGAACGGATATCCTGAAAGAGACTAACAAGAACATATACGAGTACTTCTCCTCCTTTGAGAACATAGAGTTTTTCTTTGGAACCGCTGTGGAGGATGTGGAGTTCGGCCCTCCCCACAGGGTGCACACAAGCAGGGGAGAGTTCGAGTTCGACGAGCTCGTGATCGCCGTTGGAAGAAGCGGACACAGACTCATGGAGCGTCTCAAAGAGAAATATCCACAGCTTGTCAAGCCGAACCAGTTCGTCGACATCGGTGTCAGGTACGAACTCCCGAACCACGTGATGGATCCATTCTCCGATATGTACGAGGTGAAGGTTCGCTACAGGACCAAAACGGGTTACATCTGCAGGATCTTCTGCCAGAATCCGGCAGGGAAGGTGACACTGGAAAAGTACGAAGACTTCACCACGGTGAACGGCTATTCTGACAGCCTGCATAAGACGGAGAACACGAACTTCGCCATTCTCGTCACCACGCGCTTCACAGAGCCGTTCAAGGATCCCACGGGATACGGTGTCAACCTCGCAAAGCTCGCAAACATCTTAGCCGGCGACAGAGAGAAGGTGATTCTGCAGACGTACGGGGATTTCAAAGAGTTCAGAAGGACGAAGAGGCTCGGAAGGGTTCATCCCACTCTGGATCCCGAAAGTTACATTTTGGGAGACGCGAATCTCGTCTTTCCGTCGAAGATCAGAGAATCCCTCGTGGATTTCGTGGAGAACCTGGAGAAGGTCATACCGGGGGCTTCCTACTTCGACAACCTGCTCTACGCCGTCGAGGTGAAGTTCTACACGAACAAGTTCCTGAACGACATCGTGGAAGGTCTCCACGTGGTGGGAGACTGCTCCGGGTGGACCAGATCGATCCAGTACGCCACCTCGATGGGATACATGAGAGCTGTTGGAATGAAGATTCAATCTCTGTGA
- a CDS encoding ABC transporter substrate-binding protein, with amino-acid sequence MKKFLVVFMVILSVFALAKVKVTFWHAMGGGHGKTLQEIVNTFNELHPDIEVEAVYVGNYGALSQKLLAAAQAGELPTIAQSYSNWTAKLIQSGVVQPLNEFVNDPKIGLTREEWEDVFKPLRDNCMWGDTVYAVPFNKSLYILYYNADAFAMYGVDVPKTIDELYEAARIMTEDLDGDGKIDQYGFGFRTTVDFFQILLILRGGSILKQVDGKWVSNIDSQETREVLAFVKKMVDDGIAYFQGGYLNDIFGQQKIMMYIDTIAGRPYVESSTKGKFTWSWAPVPTWVTNKVPFAGTDIIMFNTASDEEKRAAWEFMKYLISPEVTAYWAINTGYIPVRRSALETSIWKEAAKSDPLIEIPLKQIDNAVFDPQIGVWYEIRTVVGNMFSDFINGKVDMETAIKTADQKIREYLKEEYGE; translated from the coding sequence GTGAAGAAATTTCTCGTTGTTTTCATGGTGATTCTCAGTGTTTTTGCCCTCGCGAAGGTGAAAGTCACGTTCTGGCACGCCATGGGCGGGGGACACGGCAAAACTCTCCAAGAGATAGTGAACACCTTCAACGAACTTCACCCGGATATCGAGGTCGAAGCGGTCTACGTTGGAAACTACGGTGCACTCTCTCAGAAGCTCCTCGCAGCAGCGCAGGCAGGAGAACTTCCCACGATCGCACAGTCTTATTCCAACTGGACGGCAAAACTCATCCAGAGCGGTGTCGTGCAGCCTCTGAACGAGTTCGTGAACGATCCGAAGATAGGGCTGACCAGGGAAGAGTGGGAAGATGTCTTCAAACCTCTGAGAGACAACTGTATGTGGGGAGACACCGTCTACGCGGTTCCGTTCAACAAGAGTCTCTACATACTCTACTACAACGCGGACGCCTTTGCAATGTACGGTGTGGATGTGCCCAAAACGATCGATGAACTCTACGAAGCCGCGAGAATCATGACGGAAGATCTTGACGGAGATGGGAAGATCGACCAGTACGGTTTTGGCTTCAGGACGACCGTTGACTTCTTCCAGATACTCCTCATCCTCCGCGGTGGTTCCATCCTGAAACAGGTCGACGGCAAATGGGTTTCCAACATCGACAGCCAGGAAACAAGAGAGGTCCTTGCCTTCGTGAAGAAGATGGTGGACGATGGTATCGCGTACTTCCAAGGTGGATACCTCAACGATATCTTCGGTCAGCAGAAGATCATGATGTACATCGACACAATAGCGGGAAGGCCCTACGTGGAAAGCTCCACAAAGGGGAAGTTCACCTGGAGCTGGGCTCCAGTTCCCACCTGGGTGACGAACAAGGTGCCGTTCGCCGGAACAGACATCATCATGTTCAACACGGCAAGCGATGAGGAAAAACGTGCCGCCTGGGAGTTCATGAAGTACCTCATCTCTCCTGAGGTGACTGCTTACTGGGCGATCAACACGGGTTACATTCCTGTGAGAAGAAGCGCCCTCGAAACGTCGATCTGGAAGGAAGCGGCTAAATCCGATCCTCTGATCGAAATACCTCTGAAGCAGATAGACAACGCCGTGTTCGATCCACAGATCGGTGTATGGTACGAGATCAGAACGGTGGTTGGAAACATGTTCTCCGATTTCATCAACGGAAAGGTAGACATGGAAACTGCGATAAAGACGGCGGATCAGAAGATAAGGGAGTATCTCAAGGAAGAGTACGGCGAGTGA
- a CDS encoding NCS2 family permease, translating into MFRLKENGTNVKTEIFAGIATFLTMAYIVFVNPSILVQAVGVDASSPLYQQFFGAFMVATILGSATATLVMAFFANYPFALAPGMGLNAYFTYTVCLGMGIDWRVALAAVFVEGLIFIGLTLVGFRKFVAGIIPESIKVAISAGIGFFIAFIGLRSAGIVVSNPATSVALGDLTNPGVFVTVVGLLVIVALYHRKIPGAVMIGILVATLVGAIPGIGVTKYQGIVGPVPDISPTFMKLDFSGFLSLDFWIVVLTFFFVDFFDTLGTITGLAQSAGFMKNGELPRANRAFLADAIGTSVGALFGTSTVTTYIESGAGIAEGGRTGLTALVVALCMLAMLFFAPLAQTVPGYATAPALIFVGALMIGNLGRVKWDDITEALPAFITVITMPLTYSIANGIALGIISYALVKFFSGKSKEVHWFTWILALAFALWLLFIKH; encoded by the coding sequence GTGTTCCGTCTCAAAGAGAACGGGACGAACGTGAAAACGGAGATCTTCGCGGGTATCGCCACTTTCCTCACCATGGCCTACATCGTTTTTGTGAATCCTTCCATCCTCGTTCAGGCGGTTGGTGTGGACGCGAGCAGCCCCCTGTACCAGCAGTTCTTCGGAGCATTCATGGTCGCAACGATACTGGGATCCGCCACAGCCACTCTCGTCATGGCCTTCTTCGCGAACTATCCTTTCGCACTCGCACCCGGTATGGGACTGAACGCGTACTTCACCTACACTGTGTGCCTCGGCATGGGGATAGACTGGAGAGTGGCCCTCGCTGCCGTGTTCGTTGAAGGTCTGATCTTCATAGGCTTGACACTCGTTGGGTTCAGAAAGTTCGTCGCCGGGATCATACCCGAGTCCATAAAAGTGGCCATCTCCGCGGGTATCGGTTTCTTCATCGCCTTCATAGGGTTGAGGAGTGCGGGAATCGTTGTTTCCAATCCCGCCACTTCCGTTGCCCTCGGTGATCTCACGAATCCCGGTGTATTCGTGACGGTCGTGGGGCTCCTGGTGATCGTGGCGCTCTACCACAGGAAGATCCCGGGAGCGGTGATGATAGGGATTCTCGTGGCCACACTCGTAGGTGCCATCCCCGGCATAGGAGTCACGAAGTACCAGGGAATCGTCGGTCCTGTTCCAGATATATCTCCGACGTTCATGAAGCTCGACTTTTCTGGATTTTTGAGCCTTGACTTCTGGATCGTTGTTCTCACTTTCTTCTTCGTCGACTTCTTCGACACACTCGGTACCATCACAGGACTCGCTCAGAGCGCTGGTTTCATGAAGAACGGAGAGCTTCCGAGGGCGAACAGGGCGTTCCTCGCGGACGCGATAGGAACTTCCGTGGGTGCACTCTTTGGAACTTCGACGGTGACCACGTACATCGAGAGCGGTGCGGGTATCGCAGAAGGAGGAAGAACTGGCCTCACGGCCCTCGTCGTTGCACTCTGTATGCTCGCCATGCTCTTCTTCGCCCCTCTCGCCCAGACGGTTCCTGGATACGCGACCGCTCCCGCTCTGATCTTCGTTGGTGCGCTCATGATCGGAAACCTTGGAAGAGTGAAATGGGACGACATCACAGAAGCGCTCCCTGCGTTCATCACCGTTATAACTATGCCACTCACATACTCCATAGCCAAT
- a CDS encoding carbohydrate ABC transporter permease, translating into MKPSKKLREAILAYLFLLPSLVILGMFVFWPVGFSFVLSFFKWDFRNMKNPYFTGLDNYIEIFKFDYPPKYSFVFTVLNTFFHLAVAGAIVMLIVHLIRKRTLSGIVSNTLIVLIYIVLNLFNAENPILSFLAAAISWSWLVYDFKRVELKNTWLWFILFLAVFVFVELSSSLPGLVNFLLDAKDKNLFLKSLTNTLYYVILSVPSQIFLSLVIALLLNSNVKFRVFFRTAYFIPFVTSVVAISLVWKWIFNDEFGLLNYILSLFNIEPISWLKDERWTIPTIAIVSVWKTVGYDAVIFLAGLQNIDRSYYEAAEVDGANSLQKFFYITWPLLSPTTFFLLIVSLIGAFKVFAEVYVLYDGLPGPYNNSGMTLVYYVFDLFYRQQRMGIASAAAYILFAIILIFTFIQYRVGRRAVEYVS; encoded by the coding sequence ATGAAACCCTCGAAGAAGCTGAGAGAAGCGATTCTTGCGTACCTCTTTCTTCTTCCGTCACTTGTGATCCTTGGGATGTTCGTTTTCTGGCCAGTTGGATTCTCTTTTGTCCTGAGTTTCTTCAAGTGGGATTTCAGAAACATGAAGAATCCATACTTCACGGGACTTGACAACTACATTGAGATCTTCAAGTTCGACTATCCACCGAAGTACTCTTTCGTTTTCACCGTTCTGAACACCTTCTTTCATCTCGCGGTTGCCGGTGCGATTGTGATGCTGATCGTCCATCTGATCAGGAAAAGAACCCTCTCGGGAATCGTTTCCAACACTCTCATTGTATTGATTTACATCGTTTTGAACCTCTTCAACGCGGAAAATCCCATCCTCTCTTTTCTGGCTGCGGCTATCTCCTGGAGCTGGCTGGTGTACGATTTCAAGCGGGTGGAACTCAAGAACACCTGGCTCTGGTTCATCCTGTTTCTTGCGGTCTTCGTTTTCGTGGAGCTGAGCTCGTCTCTTCCTGGGCTGGTGAACTTCCTGCTCGACGCGAAGGACAAGAATCTCTTCCTGAAGTCGCTCACCAACACACTGTACTACGTGATACTGAGCGTTCCTTCGCAGATTTTCCTTTCTCTCGTGATCGCCCTTCTTCTGAACAGCAACGTGAAGTTCAGGGTGTTCTTCAGGACCGCCTACTTCATACCCTTCGTCACATCAGTTGTTGCAATCTCTCTTGTCTGGAAGTGGATCTTCAACGACGAGTTCGGTCTCTTGAACTACATCCTCTCTCTGTTCAACATAGAACCCATCTCCTGGCTGAAAGACGAAAGATGGACTATTCCCACGATAGCCATCGTCTCCGTCTGGAAGACCGTAGGGTACGATGCGGTGATCTTCCTCGCGGGGCTCCAGAACATAGACAGGTCTTACTACGAAGCGGCTGAGGTGGATGGTGCAAATTCCCTGCAGAAGTTCTTCTACATCACCTGGCCGCTTTTGTCACCGACGACCTTCTTTCTGCTCATCGTCTCATTGATAGGAGCCTTCAAGGTCTTCGCGGAAGTCTACGTTCTCTACGATGGGCTTCCGGGACCGTACAACAACAGCGGAATGACGCTCGTTTACTACGTGTTCGATCTGTTCTACAGACAACAGAGAATGGGAATTGCTTCGGCGGCAGCCTATATTCTTTTTGCGATCATTCTGATCTTCACCTTCATCCAGTACAGGGTTGGAAGAAGAGCGGTCGAATATGTTTCGTGA